The window TACCTCGCCGGTGGACGAGTGAAAGACTGGCGCCCTTTCATTTCGATTAGCTGTAAAACTTGTCCTACTGTCAGTGGAGGTAATAATCCTTTTCCTGTTGTTTCTTCTTCCTCCTCATCATCAGTGCTTTCAAGGTAGACCTTTAAGAATCCTTGAAATTTAATTACTTCTCCACTTGCACTTAATGTTTGGTCTACATTTGATATGGCTATGCTAACATTTGTTTTTTCAAGTTGTGCATCTGCCATTTGAGAGGCAATGGATCGCTTCCAAATCAATTCATACAAGCGCTGCTCATTCCTGTCCTTACCGGCATCATGTTCGGAAAAAGAGGTAGGCCTAATGGCTTCGTGGGCTTCTTGTGCCCCTTCAGATTTTGATTTAAATTTTCTCTTTTTATGATATTCATCCCCATAAGCCGACTTTATCTCTTTTTCTGCATCCTTTAATGCATCATCAGATAAATTAAGGCTATCCGTCCTCATGTAGGTAATTTTACCTGACTCATATAGCTTCTGGGCAATATTCATTGTCTGGGCCACAGAGAAATATAACTTCCTACTGGCTTCCTGTTGCAATGTTGAGGTTGTAAAGGGGGGTGCCGGACTTTTCTTTGCCGGTTTCGTTTCGAGAGATTTTATAGAAAAGTCAGCTTCTAAGCATTTTTTCAAAAATTCCTCTGCCTCTCCCTTGCTCTGGAATTTCTTTGGCAATTCTGCCTGCAGGGTTTTACCTTCTACATCGAAAAGGGCTGTTATTTTAAAAGATACCGTAGGTTTAAATTTATCAATCTCCCGCTCCCTGTCCACAATGAAACGAACGGCTACAGATTGTACCCTACCTGCGGAAAGCCCTGCTTTTATTTTTTTCCATAGTACCGGAGAAAGCTCAAAACCAACAAGTCGGTCGAGAATTCTTCTTGCCTGCTGTGCATTTACCAAATCATAATCGATGCTTCTTGGACTTTCTAAAGCCTTGGTAATGGCAGATTTGGTGATTTCCCTGAAAACGATCCTTTTTGTATTTTCATCTTTTAATTTAAGTACCTCTTTTAAATGCCAAGAAATAGCTTCTCCTTCACGGTCATCATCACTTGCTAGGTATACAGTGTCTGCACCCTTTACTAATTTTTTAAGTTCTTTAATTACTTCCTTTTTGTCCGAAGTTACCTCATAAGTAGGTTGGAACTTGTTTTTGATATCTATGGCATTTTCACCCTTAGGGAGATCTCTTACATGCCCGTAGCTGGAGGTGACTTTAAAGTCTTTCCCTAGGTAACCTTCTATTGTCTTGGCCTTTGCAGGAGACTCCACTATGACTAAATTCTTTGGCATGGTTAATTTCTTTAAAGATAAAAATAAATGGAACCAGGTTAATTCCCATAATTCAAGTCCTAAAAATAGATGTCATATTATTCTCTTCCAAATATTCATTCAAAGCAATTTTTATTGCCGACAAAATTTCCACATATTTATTTTTCATTTTGAAGTTTAAATAAAGGACATGGCTAAGGAATTATTGTTGGTGCGACATGGGATTACAGAGGCTCCCGGTTTTGATAAAAATGACCTTAAAAGGGATCTAATAAAGCCCGGAATTGATCAATTGGAAAGGTTAGCCAAGGTTTTGAATTCAAATGGACAAATTTGTGACCATATGGCCCATAGCCCTGCAAATAGGTGTAGGCAAACTGCGCAAATTCTTTCATCACAACTTGAAGTAAGGAAGTCCTCAGTGGTTATGGATATATATCAGGCCGGACATGGAGAGTTGCTCCAAGTTTTAAATAACTTCGAAAATGAAGATACCCATGTAATGATGGTGGGACATAATCCGGGTGTAAGTCATTTTGCAGCTTTTCTTACAGGTGAAGACCATTTGCTTTTTTCACCGGGAATGATGGTTCGAATTGCCTTCTATGTGGAAGAGTGGGAGCATATTTCTAAAAATAGTGGCGTACTTATAGAAATTCTGCAATAAAGAATGCTTATGAATTTTTATCAATAACCCAAAAGTGAAAGAGAATGTCAGCATCAGAAAAATTATCCGAAATCTCTAAATTTGATCCCAATGGCGTAGGGGTCAACACAAAGCTATTTGGATTACCCTTTACAGTAGATATGGCGGAGATGGTGATTCTTCCTGTGCCATGGGAGGTGACCGTAACTTATAGAGAAGGCACTATCAATGGGCCCGAAGCAATTCTCAAGGCTTCCACCCAAGTAGACCTTTTTCAAGAAGATATTATTGATGCGTGGAAAATGGGAATTACCATGCTACCCATAAACGATCTGCTTAAATCCCAAGGTGTGCAACAACGAAGCATTGCCAATGCTTATGATCAATGGCTTGAGGCAGGTGAACCTGAAACGGTAAGGAATCTTTATGAAAAAAGCCCTGAAAGAATCAATGCAGCATGCGAGAAAATGAACGATTGGGTTTATCAGCATGCAAGATTGTACATTGAACAGGGAAAAATAATCGGATTGCTGGGAGGTGACCATAGTACGCCTCTTGGCTTAATTCGAGCAATGGCAGTAAAGCATTCCTCTTTTGGTATTCTCCAAATTGATGCCCATGCAGATTTACGCCCGGCTTATAAAGGCCTTGAATACTCCCATGCATCCATTGCCCATAATTTTATGAAAATTCTGGAAGTGAAACACCTGGTCCAAGTGGGTGTGAGAGACTTATGTGAGCAGGAATGGGTCTACATTCAATCTGAAAAAAGGATCTCATTGTATACTGACGACCAACTCAAAGAAGAGCAGTATCTGGGAGTAAACTGGAGTGAGATTTGTAAACGGATTATTGCAGATCTACCGGAAAAGGTGTACTTGACAATTGATATTGATGGCCTTTTACCCCATCTATGTCCCAATACAGGTACTCCTGTTCCGGGGGGATTGGATTATCAGCAATTGATGTTTCTAATTAAAATGCTGGTCAAATCGGGAAGGCAGATTATCGGTTTTGATTTAGTAGAAGTAGCCCCCGGGGAAAGCGGAGATGAATGGGATGCCATTGTTGGAGCCAGAATTTTGTATAGGGTTGCCAATTTGGTAGGGCTTTCACAGGGGAAATTATCCTGGTGCTAATAATATTATATATAAGTTTGAAGACATCATTTAGGGGATTTGAAAGTAGATTTTATACGATTTCTGCTCATCCTATCAAGAATTCTTTGGTTTGACCCCATCTTAATTTATCGGTTGAAAGTGGATCATTGGTTCCTATAAAGACACAAGGCTTGGCAATTGAATTCCTCATGAAGAAGTTACTTTCTATTTATCGTATGATTTTGCTAGCCATCCGTGGCAGCGAACAGGATTTTACCAAATTGCCCATTAAAACCGGTATTTTTCTTTTGGCAATTCCCATGATCTTGGAAATGGTCATGGAATCCCTTTTCGCGGTAGTTGATATATTTTTTGTGGGCAAGCTTGGGGAACATGCCGTTGCCACTGTGGGGCTTACAGAAGCCGTGTTGACCTTGATCTACTCTTTGGGAGTAGGCATAAGCATGGCCGGTACGGCTTTGGTGGCACGGAGATTTGGTGAGAAAAAATTCAAGCAAGCAGGGACCTTGGCTTTTCAATTGTTACTGGTGGGCATTTTGGTCTCCCTGGCGCTGGGAATTGCCGGATTCTTATATGCCGGCAAAATTTTGCAGTTGATGGGGGCAGAGATGGAAGTTTTGGAAACAGGAACCTCTTATACCAAGGTGATTTTCGCAGGGAACACCGCCGTGATGTTACTGTTTCTGATCAATGGTGTTTTCCGTGGAGCAGGGTCAGCTCATTTGGCTATGCGTGCTTTGTGGATTTCCAATGGGTTAAATATTTTCTTGGACCCTCTGCTGATTTTTGGCTTAGGACCTTTAGAAGGCTTGGGTTTAACTGGTGCAGCTTGGGCCACCACAATTGGAAGAAGTTTAGGTGTAGTATACCAATTGTACCACCTTTTCAATGGGAAGCATCGCTTGGTGATTAGGGCTGACAACCTGATGGTGCGTTGGGAAACCCTTAAAAAGATCATTCAAATTTCACTGGGGGGTATGGGGCAATTTTTGGTTGACTCTGCTGCTTGGATTGTACTTACCCGTATAGCGTCAGAATTTGGCAGTGCAGCTGTGTCCGGGTATACCATTGCTTTTAGAATACTGCTTTTCAGTCTTATGCCTGCCTGGGGTTTGTCTGCTGCCGCAGCCACCCTTGTTGGTCAAAATCTAGGGGCAGGAAAAGCGTTCAGAGCGGAAATAGCTACTTATCTTACGGCCAGGTACAATTTTATTTTTCTTGCCTCCGTCACCCTGTTTTATTTGCTTTTTGCAGATTATTTGGCTGGAATTTTTTCGCAAGATGCTGCTGTAAGATCCATTGCAGCTGTTGGGTTAAAAGTAACCGTATTGGGTTATGTGTTTTATGCTGTTGGTATGGTGATGGTGCAAGCTTTTAATGGGGCTGGCGATACCAAGACTCCGGCCTATATCAACGTGGGTGTGTTTTGGTTACTGGAAATTCCCTTAGCCTATTATTTAGCAATTGTCCTTGATCTCAATACTATGGGGATTTTTATAACCATTGCCTTTTGTCATTCTTTGCATGCCTTGATCGCTCTCTGGTTTTTCAGAAAAGGCTATTGGAAATTTGTTAAAACCTAAAACCATAAAATGGAATTAAGGCCAATCGCAACAAAAAAAGCTACCGGCTTTCTAAATACCGGTAGCTAGGGAAAATAGGTTTTGATAAGGTAGTATGTGTCCGTTTGAGCTTTACCTTATTTCTTTATCAAATTTATCAAATATATATCTACAGGAGGGTATTCAAATGTAATCATTAAGGGTATAAAATGTAGTCAAATCCTTCAAGAGGCCTATTTCTTAAGGATAGGTAAAGTTTATACATATAAAATAGTGTCCCTATTCAACATTGACCAAAGGGTGCAGGCAACAATATATTAGCCTTTATTTCTTTAACCTGTATTATGAAATAAGATTTCTCCGTCCTGATAAAAGTTAGGAGTGAAGTCTGTACGATGTTAAAGGGAAGGATTGAAATCTCTTAGAGAATCAGGCTTCTTGGGAATTTTAGCCTAGCACCGCTATGATGAAATTGAAAGCAATAAAGAAGTGGCTGATTTTACAGCAATACTAGCACGTAATAGATTGTCTATTGTATTTTTCGGGTTTAATAGACAGTAGTGAGGATTACAAGACTGTCCACTTCTGATAAGTTCAATACCAAATCTTTTGCAGGATTCAGCAAAAGTTCTTTCCCATGGGCTCTTTCTATAAATATCCCCAAAGCTGTTTCACCATGGGACTCTGCTTGGGCTTCTAATTCAAAAAAAGTAGCAGTGGATCCATTCATGGCATATTCTTCTATCCTTCGAAAGATCATTTCCGGACCCCCAACAGTGAAAAGTTCATTGTATATGCTATAAAGTTCCCTTTGCATAGCAATGCCGGCCAATAGGTGACTTAATACCATCGGACTAATAATCACTTCACTCTGAAATGGCTTTAACAAGGATTCGTTGCTTGGATCAGCCAATTCCAATAATATAGATGGGGTCTTGTTCGAATTTTCTAAAATCTCTTCTATAAGGACAAAGCCTACCATTGTTCTAGCATCCGCCTCTTCTTCCTCCTCCATCCTGTCGCTACTTAACATTAGAATATGATCAAAAGTTGTGACTTCAATCCTTTTTATGACAGACTCCCTTACATAATCTGCTACAATATGATCGATAACAATTCTTTCGGGGATTTCATTGAAAATCCCAAAATCTTTCGTCCTCTCTTGAAGTGGTTTTAAAGAAACTAGCCTTATAAAATAAGATTCATCTTCATAAGTTGTTAGTTCTTTAATTAGAGAAGGTACGTGTTCATTCCATCCCAAAATTAGAATACGATTTACTTCACCTTGTTCCTCAACTTGCAAAGGATTTTTATTGGAAAATTCTAGGCTATCATTTTCCAAAATCTCTAAATCCGCTTCTAAATCCGAATATTTTCTTGAGATTAAAATTAATTGATCCCCGGATTCAATTTTTTGCTTTCTATCCGGGTTCAATAAAGGGATGTATTTTCCCTTTTCTTCTTTCACAATACCTACAACTATCGCGCTTGAAAAGGCTTTCTTTACAGCCCCAAATGAGAAATCAATAGCTTCGGGAAACTCCTTAGTAAAAATATTGTTTTTTGTCAATTGGGCCAATAGCTCATTATATACTTGAGAAAGTCCCGGGTGACGAATGTTTTGTGCCATCAATCGGCTGATGATCGCATTACTTCCTATAATTTCTAATGGGCCATTATAAGACCTGTAAGCAGCATTGATTTTATTGTCATCTTGGATTTCTGCCACCACATAGGGAAGGTTGGTAATATTAAATTTTCTAGCTTCAGCATTTAATGAAAGTAAACATTTAATGGTTTCAATGTCTGGATTAATCAGTTCTTTTCTGTCATAGGCCAAACTGGGAATTATGATGACAGAGGCATTCAAAGCATCTACTCTCCGCAAATGTTCTCTATCTATGGCCATTCCTGTCCTTAAAATTATTTCATGTGCCTTTCGGCCTATCATGGGGTTGTCCTTTAATTCCTGCATTTGAAAAGGACTCACCTCCTCAGAAAGAATGATCAGTTGTAACTTTTTAATATTTAATTTTTCGAAAAGCCTTTTTAGGTTGCCTGCAGATTGGAAAATTTCTGCTGCTATATGAATTGTACGATTGGACCAGCCCAAAATAACCATGTGATTATTGGCTGTTACAGGGGTTAGCCCTTGTTCTAAATGCCTGATTTTTCGGTTCATCCATGTGGTAATAATCGCTACCAAGGAACCTAAAAAAATTACGTAGCCCGCAAGGGTTAATAGGGTTGAAATAAAACGGCGCCAATTACCTTGATCGTCTCCCAAATAGCCGGGATCAGTGAGCCTCAAGAAAGCCCACCAAATGGCTTCTCCCAAGGTTTGGCTGGGGCTATTGGTCGGAACTACCAGCAAACCTCCAATAATTGATATCATGCCTATCAAAGCAGCTACGACCAATAATTGGTATTGGGCACCCTTCACCAACTGCCTTTCCAGGGTAAATAAAATTTTTCTCCGAATTCTAGGTCTTTTTAATCGCATAAACTACTTGGAAAAGGAATCTTTATAGACGCCAATATAGATATTATGTTAGAATAAACGTTAAAGATTCCTATTGCATACAGTAGCCTTTTATATTTTCGGAACTGATTTCAGCACCTAATAAAGGTTTATTGAATATTTCCGGATTAAGGCCTTAAAAAATCTCAAAACATGCTATAACGATTTCCCTAGGAGGTGAAAAACCTTCACCTATACCAAATTAGGACTTGCTGAAGTTATAAAATAAATCTAGGCCACAACCAAGTATTAAGCACTGCTATCAATTAAGAATAACTCGGATAGAGCGTGGATTGGACATGAAAAAGCCGAAATAGTTTGGGCTATTTCGGCTGTTGATTACCTTCAATGAACTCAACTCTCTCCAATCAAACTTAATCTCAGATTAGGCAATAGAATTTCCTGGACTTTCTCAGGAAGTTCGCTAAGGTGAAACTAAAACAGTATGGATGAATTTTTATCGATTTCATCACGTAATAGAAATTCCATTCCATATTTCAGGTTAAAATAGGGGAAGGAGTGAGGAAGGTAGCCCATATTATTTCAGGTGATTTGTTATTCTCACTCTGTTTCTTGCTCGCTTTCTATCAATCTGAAATTACTAACAGTTTTACCTTCCAAGTGTTTGCTCCATTTCTCCAATAAGGGTTTCTCTAAAGAAAGTTCCCTGTATTCATCCGGATTCATAATCGGCAAACCTTTTACGATCGGGTAAATTCTTTTACATTTACTGCAGTGGAGCCAACCTTCTAAAACGCGTTTTTCCGTGTCTTCTGTAATGGTTGTTAGGCTCAAGTCGGCTTTATCAAATGGGCAACATAGTTTATTTATGGTGGATAATCTCATGATTGATTCTTTTGAATTGAATTTAAATAATTTTGTAAGGCCATCTCGGGGTTATCATTCTGCATCACCCCGGAAATGATCGCAATTCCCGAATAGGGGAGTGCATGTAGCTCAGGTAGGTGCCTTGTCTTGATTCCACCTGCTAAGAATACCGGTAGGTTTGTAATTTCAGCCGCCTTCCTAATGGATTCGAAACTTACCAAGTCACAATGTTGAGTAGTAGAAGTAGGGTAGACGGAGCAGAATGAAACATAATCGAAGCCCAGTAGGTCAGCCTGATGGATCAGATTTAGGTCGTTATTTACTGTCAATCCTACTAAATGATTTTTTTGGGAAAATTCAGGGATTCCGGACAAGTTAACCGGAATGCTATCTAGATGAATGCCATCAGCCTGACTAAGCTTAAGCAAATCCCATCTGTTATTTACCAATATGGGAAAATTATAAGCTGAAGCCAAATTGACTACTTTATTGGTAAATGCTACCGCATCTTGCGTTTCTCCAAAATTATCCCAAATTTGAACAGCAATAAGAGGGAAGGTAAACAACTTTTCTAGTAAAGAAAATAGCTCCTCCTCAGGTTTATCTGAAGGGTCAATCACCAAGTAAATGCCTTTTTCAGATTGTAGGTTTAGTTTTTTCATTTCCAGCCTTTTTTATATGCTTCATAAAATGCGGCCCAGTAGGGGTCGACCTCCTGGTAGGGTAAAGGGGTAAGTTTTCCTTCCTTTTGAAGCAAAACACCCTTATCTGGACTAGTCAAACTACCAATTTCAGCACAGGGAATATTTTCTGTTTTCAACCGACCTATGATTTCCTGAACTTTATCTTTTTTGCAGGCAATCAACATGGCCCCTGCTCCAATGCAATGATTTGGATCCAGTTCGAAAAGTTGGCAAATAGCCTTTTGAACGTCACCAACAGGGATCGATTGTTCCGCTATAATTGCGCCACATTTGGCTGCTGTAGTCATTTCATAAACAGCACCCAAAACCCCACCTTCCGTTACATCATGCATGGCCGTGACCTCTTGGTTTTCAGGTTTTCCTCTTGCCACCAGCGCATCTTTCAAAGAGCTTGTTTGATAAAATGATGCTTCTGCTTGTTGGTAAATTTCTTTCCCGAGTTTGTTAGCAACTGTTTGGGGAAAACACATGCCCAGAATAGCCGCAGAAGAAATTGCTGCTCCTTTAGTAAGCAGTAAACTATCTCCCTCCTGAGCTTTGGTAGTGGTTAAAATTTGTTCAAGTGGTGCAATGCTAATAAAGGTACCCCCACCGGCAATGGTGGAATTTTGTCCTTCAACAAAGCCCGTATGTCCTCCTGTAATATTCACTCCTAGTGCCGTGCAATATTCATGAATGTATTGCCAATATGTTTTAAAATCCTCCTGACTAAAGGTAGCCGGTAAATTCAAAACAAACTGACCAAATTGTGGAGCGAAGCCGGTGGTAGACATGTCGTTGGCCATCAGGTGAACCGAGAGCCAAGCCGACTCTTGTAATCCCAAGCTAGGGATCAAGGAAAGTGGATCACTAGTGAGTGCCATGCCTTGGTCTCCGGCTAAGGCCACCACAGATACATCAATGCCAAAGCCCGGTTTTACCCGAACATTTTCATTGGGT of the Cyclobacterium marinum DSM 745 genome contains:
- the topA gene encoding type I DNA topoisomerase, producing MPKNLVIVESPAKAKTIEGYLGKDFKVTSSYGHVRDLPKGENAIDIKNKFQPTYEVTSDKKEVIKELKKLVKGADTVYLASDDDREGEAISWHLKEVLKLKDENTKRIVFREITKSAITKALESPRSIDYDLVNAQQARRILDRLVGFELSPVLWKKIKAGLSAGRVQSVAVRFIVDREREIDKFKPTVSFKITALFDVEGKTLQAELPKKFQSKGEAEEFLKKCLEADFSIKSLETKPAKKSPAPPFTTSTLQQEASRKLYFSVAQTMNIAQKLYESGKITYMRTDSLNLSDDALKDAEKEIKSAYGDEYHKKRKFKSKSEGAQEAHEAIRPTSFSEHDAGKDRNEQRLYELIWKRSIASQMADAQLEKTNVSIAISNVDQTLSASGEVIKFQGFLKVYLESTDDEEEEETTGKGLLPPLTVGQVLQLIEMKGRQSFTRPPARYTEASLVKKLEEMGIGRPSTYAPTISTVQKRNYVVKESRDGVQRKYIEMTIGDGQFKEAEKTETTGTEKNKLFPTNIAMVVNDFLVEHFPNVIDFSFTAKVEKEFDHIAQGDQPWEEMIQNFYGNFHSKVELTENIKRTDVNSSKELGIDPKSGKVVIARLGKFGPLVQIGDAEDEDKRFASLRKGQFIESITLEDALELFKLPRDLGTFEDKKVVAAIGRFGPYIRHDSKFVSLGKEYDPLSVTLDEAIQLIKDKREADAKKHIKSFDENPEIQVLNGRWGPYIKMGKSNFKIPKDKEAESLTYEEVMKLIETQGDAKKNKPKKTAAKKAPAKKKAKK
- a CDS encoding SixA phosphatase family protein, with protein sequence MAKELLLVRHGITEAPGFDKNDLKRDLIKPGIDQLERLAKVLNSNGQICDHMAHSPANRCRQTAQILSSQLEVRKSSVVMDIYQAGHGELLQVLNNFENEDTHVMMVGHNPGVSHFAAFLTGEDHLLFSPGMMVRIAFYVEEWEHISKNSGVLIEILQ
- a CDS encoding agmatinase family protein: MSASEKLSEISKFDPNGVGVNTKLFGLPFTVDMAEMVILPVPWEVTVTYREGTINGPEAILKASTQVDLFQEDIIDAWKMGITMLPINDLLKSQGVQQRSIANAYDQWLEAGEPETVRNLYEKSPERINAACEKMNDWVYQHARLYIEQGKIIGLLGGDHSTPLGLIRAMAVKHSSFGILQIDAHADLRPAYKGLEYSHASIAHNFMKILEVKHLVQVGVRDLCEQEWVYIQSEKRISLYTDDQLKEEQYLGVNWSEICKRIIADLPEKVYLTIDIDGLLPHLCPNTGTPVPGGLDYQQLMFLIKMLVKSGRQIIGFDLVEVAPGESGDEWDAIVGARILYRVANLVGLSQGKLSWC
- a CDS encoding MATE family efflux transporter gives rise to the protein MKKLLSIYRMILLAIRGSEQDFTKLPIKTGIFLLAIPMILEMVMESLFAVVDIFFVGKLGEHAVATVGLTEAVLTLIYSLGVGISMAGTALVARRFGEKKFKQAGTLAFQLLLVGILVSLALGIAGFLYAGKILQLMGAEMEVLETGTSYTKVIFAGNTAVMLLFLINGVFRGAGSAHLAMRALWISNGLNIFLDPLLIFGLGPLEGLGLTGAAWATTIGRSLGVVYQLYHLFNGKHRLVIRADNLMVRWETLKKIIQISLGGMGQFLVDSAAWIVLTRIASEFGSAAVSGYTIAFRILLFSLMPAWGLSAAAATLVGQNLGAGKAFRAEIATYLTARYNFIFLASVTLFYLLFADYLAGIFSQDAAVRSIAAVGLKVTVLGYVFYAVGMVMVQAFNGAGDTKTPAYINVGVFWLLEIPLAYYLAIVLDLNTMGIFITIAFCHSLHALIALWFFRKGYWKFVKT
- a CDS encoding CASTOR/POLLUX-related putative ion channel, with product MRLKRPRIRRKILFTLERQLVKGAQYQLLVVAALIGMISIIGGLLVVPTNSPSQTLGEAIWWAFLRLTDPGYLGDDQGNWRRFISTLLTLAGYVIFLGSLVAIITTWMNRKIRHLEQGLTPVTANNHMVILGWSNRTIHIAAEIFQSAGNLKRLFEKLNIKKLQLIILSEEVSPFQMQELKDNPMIGRKAHEIILRTGMAIDREHLRRVDALNASVIIIPSLAYDRKELINPDIETIKCLLSLNAEARKFNITNLPYVVAEIQDDNKINAAYRSYNGPLEIIGSNAIISRLMAQNIRHPGLSQVYNELLAQLTKNNIFTKEFPEAIDFSFGAVKKAFSSAIVVGIVKEEKGKYIPLLNPDRKQKIESGDQLILISRKYSDLEADLEILENDSLEFSNKNPLQVEEQGEVNRILILGWNEHVPSLIKELTTYEDESYFIRLVSLKPLQERTKDFGIFNEIPERIVIDHIVADYVRESVIKRIEVTTFDHILMLSSDRMEEEEEADARTMVGFVLIEEILENSNKTPSILLELADPSNESLLKPFQSEVIISPMVLSHLLAGIAMQRELYSIYNELFTVGGPEMIFRRIEEYAMNGSTATFFELEAQAESHGETALGIFIERAHGKELLLNPAKDLVLNLSEVDSLVILTTVY
- a CDS encoding Trm112 family protein; amino-acid sequence: MRLSTINKLCCPFDKADLSLTTITEDTEKRVLEGWLHCSKCKRIYPIVKGLPIMNPDEYRELSLEKPLLEKWSKHLEGKTVSNFRLIESEQETE
- a CDS encoding thiamine phosphate synthase, which encodes MKKLNLQSEKGIYLVIDPSDKPEEELFSLLEKLFTFPLIAVQIWDNFGETQDAVAFTNKVVNLASAYNFPILVNNRWDLLKLSQADGIHLDSIPVNLSGIPEFSQKNHLVGLTVNNDLNLIHQADLLGFDYVSFCSVYPTSTTQHCDLVSFESIRKAAEITNLPVFLAGGIKTRHLPELHALPYSGIAIISGVMQNDNPEMALQNYLNSIQKNQS
- a CDS encoding AIR synthase family protein, which produces MSQKPGKIDEHMLGNFITSRCGKPNENVRVKPGFGIDVSVVALAGDQGMALTSDPLSLIPSLGLQESAWLSVHLMANDMSTTGFAPQFGQFVLNLPATFSQEDFKTYWQYIHEYCTALGVNITGGHTGFVEGQNSTIAGGGTFISIAPLEQILTTTKAQEGDSLLLTKGAAISSAAILGMCFPQTVANKLGKEIYQQAEASFYQTSSLKDALVARGKPENQEVTAMHDVTEGGVLGAVYEMTTAAKCGAIIAEQSIPVGDVQKAICQLFELDPNHCIGAGAMLIACKKDKVQEIIGRLKTENIPCAEIGSLTSPDKGVLLQKEGKLTPLPYQEVDPYWAAFYEAYKKGWK